From Actinoplanes oblitus, a single genomic window includes:
- a CDS encoding glycosyltransferase family 2 protein — MGDPRVGVVVITWQRREEALACVARLLALPEQPHVVLVDNGSTDGTAGAVRAAFPQVEVVALGRNRGAVGRNVGVRRLRTPYVAFCDDDTWWNPGSLSRAADVLDSHPRLALVNARIVVEPAGVEDPIVAELRQSPVPGPAWLPGPALGSFLAGATVLRRDAFERAGGFSPRLWLGGEEELLATDLVSAGWELCYLDELTVHHHASKLRDATHRRRVGLRNTLWFTWLRRPLAPAVRRTLFLARTVPRDRTSLLAAFDAARGLGWLLAERRARPHPVEARLAPLDEAQRRSTARRYVG, encoded by the coding sequence GTGGGAGATCCGCGGGTCGGCGTCGTCGTCATCACCTGGCAGCGGCGCGAGGAGGCGCTCGCCTGCGTGGCACGGTTGCTGGCGTTGCCGGAGCAGCCGCACGTGGTGCTCGTCGACAACGGTTCCACCGACGGGACCGCGGGCGCGGTCCGCGCCGCCTTTCCTCAGGTCGAGGTGGTCGCGCTGGGCCGCAACCGCGGCGCGGTAGGCCGCAATGTCGGGGTACGGCGCCTGCGTACGCCCTATGTCGCGTTCTGTGACGACGACACGTGGTGGAACCCCGGCTCGCTGTCCCGGGCGGCCGACGTGCTCGACAGCCATCCGCGCCTGGCCCTGGTGAACGCCCGGATCGTGGTCGAGCCCGCCGGCGTCGAGGACCCGATCGTCGCCGAGCTGCGGCAGTCCCCGGTGCCCGGCCCGGCCTGGCTGCCCGGCCCGGCGCTGGGCAGTTTCCTGGCCGGCGCCACGGTGCTGCGCCGGGACGCGTTCGAGCGGGCCGGCGGCTTCAGCCCGCGGCTCTGGCTGGGTGGTGAGGAGGAGCTGCTCGCCACCGACCTGGTCAGCGCCGGCTGGGAGCTGTGCTACCTGGACGAGCTGACCGTGCATCACCACGCCTCGAAACTGCGCGACGCCACCCACCGGCGGCGCGTCGGGCTGCGCAACACGCTGTGGTTCACCTGGCTGCGGCGACCGCTGGCGCCGGCCGTACGCCGGACTCTCTTCCTGGCGCGGACCGTGCCGCGCGATCGGACCTCGCTGCTCGCGGCCTTCGACGCGGCCCGCGGCCTGGGCTGGCTGCTGGCCGAGCGGCGGGCCCGCCCGCACCCGGTCGAGGCCCGGCTCGCCCCGCTGGACGAGGCCCAGCGCCGCTCCACCGCCCGTCGTTACGTGGGCTGA
- a CDS encoding ArsR/SmtB family transcription factor → MTDDDRVFKALADPSRRFLLDLLYARDGRTLTELESELEMTRFGVAKHLRVLEEAGLVVTRRSGREKLHFLNPVPIREIHDRWIDKYTEHQITALIDLKRTLEEES, encoded by the coding sequence ATGACGGACGACGACCGGGTGTTCAAGGCCTTGGCCGACCCGAGCCGTCGCTTCCTGCTCGACCTGCTCTACGCGCGTGACGGCCGCACGCTCACCGAGCTGGAGTCCGAGCTGGAGATGACGCGGTTCGGCGTCGCCAAGCACCTGCGGGTGCTCGAGGAGGCGGGACTCGTCGTCACACGCCGGTCGGGCCGGGAGAAACTGCACTTCCTCAACCCGGTGCCGATCCGTGAGATTCACGACCGGTGGATCGACAAGTACACCGAGCACCAGATCACCGCACTCATCGATCTCAAGCGCACGCTGGAGGAAGAGTCATGA
- a CDS encoding golvesin C-terminal-like domain-containing protein: protein MGRRRGALVAALALTLVVSGGTWGYVATRDDTGPVAADRSTGRPDRADQPGLLDRLRGAAGDLVGGDPVPRAEPVSAGLAADQRVPAGRNWPAAKRVREVASKRTANGTVYQLSDGRLQAEIAGAPVHYRDSRGTYRPIDTRVRPTGRSGYVQGNVTNTFTSLFGDTTGDLVRFEKDGRSVALGLTGAARRVEPVVTGSTVAYPGLAGGADLVYDVSPTELKEKIVLRRAPAGPVSYTFSLDTAGLTAREEADGSIAFRDAAGATVLTMPAPFMIDDAAATSTKVTQKVTGDTITVSADAAWLADPARKYPVVVDPTIKVQPVPTDAQDVMISSGAPSTNYNSSYELRVGTDAGAAWRSLLRFDTSMVPAGTAIDDAQLQLYYDSSYYAYGQDVPMEARKITAAWSETTATWASASATAGTDPVGNIVTVDDGDGSTAASGTWTASANTTLIAKAVGGDYHVNNDAATGNTYTYLPTITEAGDYLVEVHYVGESDRASNAPYTVYYNGGSKTYTVDQTTPTADGAWKTLGVHPFAAGTGGRVVLGDVASKAVIADAVRFTKASTVKAAAKSSVWSSFPVRNVVQDWVNGGANNGLMVKAVNEADKGRGGAIFQASEYAYNNARRDANLPKLVITYGKPGVAVNPPTTITATGALLDWPAYTGTDIVEYQVHRSVYQTFTPSAATLVAPVAKGATSFQDTTAAPTPAAETDVMKRKFFYYMVAVKTTDGKVIAGPTVPAMLPKAGQITKIFRSGVTDTTLSAAQPTGNVNSYAGDPYVSPGNNSAVYGDTRGLVKFPISGVPANAQVTDAQLRMWNVGLYPGTDTDEYVDAYRLTRAFDQTKATWNTSDGSTAWTRAGGDFDSTVLSANNTFTNDPKWMTWDVTGAAKSWVATPATNYGVLLKQRDEAGATARAMLLSAEAAEPMLRPTLEVTYLEQTPESTYYAAQLPDGAPPATTFSTPVSISNPTPSTWKAADWQLSYKWSRADGEAVTGSTAVTALPADVPSGGTADLTATVTTPPSTTEGNKRTDYTISWELQNRTTGQTLSQTASIAPLAQTIAVVEPTSDQLGLEDFYSYSGKNTGAGGTLMNNLYAGNTVWQYNAFSNPGRGLNSFVRLSYNSLDTTDTVAGFGWSLQASSMMRLGSPLDFHPNPHPTRVTFTDGDGTSHWFTLDTATGTWVSPKGVHLYLQQKAGVECKPNTQEPQAWSLTRPDRTQFFYDCDGYLTSTVDKNGNTMTFTYEERKSNNAPTKFLRYVTDPESRQTITLDYWAKGDDFEYIDDTTWTRATGTKLSNPKIIDHVKTIKDIAGRTLYFTYTDKGLLGELIDGYGSTDGTPKTFSFQYDMTQGNKNVKLVKTIDPRGNATGLAYNYPATGDDPQWHWRTKSYTDRLGGLTQFGYTDPDGPQGTQVDTVVTDAENNKTGYHHDGYGRAYQVINAKNEVTGLAWDDQHNVTSLTEANGAVSTWRYDAKTGYPLETRDALAVKNDYPGTVLTYQMQLNGYVADLATKTSPEGRKYTFGYTTEGDLQTVTDPTGAVTTNVWDTWGRLLEAKDANGNSTWFDDFHPSGYPRVITDALKARTTFVYDPRGNVTELTNAKQAKTTQGYDTFGRPKDKVEPVDAAGGRYLTTKASAYDANDNIVTAYAANGTSTTSVYDKADQPTATVAPKDEAGDPERRTTYTYDKVGNVLTVTSPEGNVTAATGDHTTTTRYDSLYQAVEIRDAKGRRVTSDYDNVGNLVTIVDAKKNATADPADYTTKLEYDLLHRVVKTIDATGAFTTIRYDRDGLTVGTTDAAGNESLAAYNGRGDLVESKAPYTKDAAGAITYRTTKYEYDAAGNQTKVITPRGVASTDDADDFSQVTVYDVLNRAKEVWSAYDKDDNRYDKPEKTIYEYDTVGNLAKVSAPPSDGQTVRNETRYEYFDNGWQKSSTDPWGIVNTFDYNDLGQQTKNTLTSAGGSVTRTMTWSFYPSGNQKARSDDGVPVGKDVVLVDSSDSNNTASQGTWTSGAATGQYGYDVYTAPAGSGAAQYNWQLNIPRDGTYQVFAYYPQVSGAATDARFTVTHATGSTVKTVDQTTGAGTWVSLGSYTFAEDAAQKVTLTDQATGKVVADAIKLVRSNAGDTDNEKKEFTYRYNANGMMTEVKDLSPGAKIDTYRIAYDELNQIGKVEELAAGSVRNTTALTYDENGNPLTSTHDLTWSKIEYDARDMVAKVTNADSPAAGNQQISTFAYTARGELLKQVKPNGNTVDFEYYLDGSTRHQVEKTSGGTAVAEHTLEYGLNGTPSKDVLKLMNADNTSDYIDNTYTFDYDPQDRIAKLTKTGDSSATEEYVYDANSNVVAQTVGGVETRSRYDRNRLHSTTTAGVTSTYNYDPLGRLDTVSVGGQRAEKYYYDGFDRTAKTTAGTGTGAKSTTYVYDPFDRTVSQTADGKTTAFTYLGLDNQVLREELDGKADKSYQYAPWGQQLTQIKHKDDGTKEYSQYTYRPRGDVVAITKEDGKTRATYGYSAYGKNDDAQFTGEDKPGADGAAKQPYNAFRFNASRWDAGSGTYDMGFRNYDPGLNRFLTRDGYGGALADMGLTTDPFTNNRYAFAGGNPISFVELDGHLFGMSWSDLGHAALDVVGMVPVVGEVADVANGIWYLAEGHYVDAAFSLTSAIPLAGNVATAAKWGKRGVEAADKLNDARKAENVVEGAADARKAVDDVPVKAPDTPATPKAPDTPKVDKPVKCNSFVPGTRVLLAGGATKAIEDLEVGDQVLSTDVETGENQARPVTDVRSHAGVKKLVTVTVDADGRAGSKTGSFTSTAAHLFWLPDAGRWVEGAGLKPGMWLQTGSGIWVKITSIVKHTRTERVHNLTVDGQHDYYILAGDTSLLVHNCRNGVPCGCKSGDTVPYRPSHVGLENHHGILDVWAKHNIPNYKSRAAGSTTVALKKGEHDATKKVYRDWLEARTGKRVGGRVDWKKVSPQEIYELSERMFDAAGVAKPARDKYYAEFNRYIYGL, encoded by the coding sequence ATGGGAAGAAGACGGGGCGCGCTCGTCGCGGCCCTCGCGCTGACGCTCGTGGTGAGCGGCGGCACCTGGGGCTATGTGGCGACGCGGGACGACACCGGGCCGGTGGCGGCGGACCGGTCCACGGGCCGGCCGGACCGAGCGGACCAGCCCGGTCTGCTGGACCGGCTGCGGGGAGCCGCCGGTGACCTGGTGGGCGGCGATCCGGTGCCGCGGGCCGAGCCGGTCAGCGCCGGTCTCGCGGCCGACCAGCGGGTGCCGGCCGGCCGCAACTGGCCGGCGGCGAAGCGGGTGCGCGAGGTCGCGTCGAAGCGGACCGCGAACGGCACCGTCTACCAGCTCTCCGACGGCCGGTTGCAGGCGGAGATCGCCGGGGCGCCGGTGCACTACCGCGACAGCCGGGGCACCTATCGCCCGATCGACACCCGGGTACGGCCGACCGGCCGGTCCGGATACGTGCAGGGCAACGTGACCAACACGTTCACCAGCCTGTTCGGTGACACCACCGGCGACCTGGTGCGGTTCGAGAAGGACGGCCGGTCGGTCGCACTGGGGCTGACCGGCGCCGCTCGCCGGGTCGAGCCGGTGGTCACCGGCTCCACGGTGGCCTATCCCGGCCTGGCCGGTGGGGCCGACCTGGTCTACGACGTCAGCCCGACCGAGCTGAAGGAGAAGATCGTCCTCAGACGGGCCCCGGCCGGCCCGGTGTCCTACACGTTCTCGCTGGACACCGCCGGCCTGACCGCCCGGGAGGAGGCGGACGGCTCGATCGCGTTCCGGGACGCCGCCGGCGCGACGGTGCTGACCATGCCGGCGCCGTTCATGATCGACGACGCGGCGGCGACCAGCACGAAGGTGACGCAGAAGGTCACCGGAGACACGATCACGGTGTCGGCGGACGCGGCCTGGCTGGCCGATCCGGCCCGGAAGTACCCGGTCGTGGTGGACCCGACGATCAAGGTGCAGCCGGTTCCGACCGACGCCCAGGACGTGATGATCTCCTCGGGCGCGCCGTCCACCAACTACAACAGCTCGTACGAGCTGCGGGTGGGCACCGACGCCGGCGCGGCCTGGCGCTCGCTGCTGCGCTTCGACACGAGCATGGTGCCGGCCGGCACCGCGATCGACGACGCCCAGCTGCAGCTGTACTACGACTCCTCGTACTACGCGTACGGCCAGGACGTGCCGATGGAGGCTCGCAAGATCACCGCGGCCTGGTCGGAGACGACAGCCACCTGGGCGTCCGCCAGCGCCACCGCCGGGACCGACCCGGTCGGCAACATCGTCACCGTCGACGACGGGGACGGCTCGACGGCGGCCTCCGGCACCTGGACCGCGTCGGCCAACACGACGCTGATCGCGAAGGCCGTCGGCGGGGACTACCACGTCAACAACGACGCGGCGACCGGTAACACCTACACCTACCTCCCGACGATCACCGAGGCCGGGGACTACCTGGTCGAGGTGCACTACGTCGGCGAGTCGGACCGGGCCTCGAACGCGCCGTACACGGTCTACTACAACGGCGGCTCCAAGACGTACACCGTGGACCAGACCACACCGACCGCCGACGGCGCCTGGAAGACGCTGGGCGTGCACCCGTTCGCGGCCGGGACCGGGGGCAGGGTGGTCCTCGGCGACGTGGCCTCGAAGGCGGTCATCGCCGACGCGGTCCGCTTCACCAAGGCGAGCACCGTCAAGGCGGCCGCGAAGTCGAGCGTGTGGTCGTCGTTCCCGGTGCGCAACGTGGTACAGGACTGGGTCAACGGCGGTGCCAACAACGGCCTGATGGTCAAGGCGGTGAACGAGGCCGACAAGGGTCGCGGCGGCGCGATCTTCCAGGCCTCGGAGTACGCCTACAACAACGCCCGGCGCGACGCCAACCTGCCGAAGCTGGTGATCACTTACGGCAAGCCGGGTGTCGCGGTGAACCCGCCGACCACCATCACGGCGACCGGCGCGCTGCTGGACTGGCCCGCGTACACCGGCACCGACATCGTCGAGTACCAGGTGCACCGCAGCGTCTACCAGACGTTCACACCGTCCGCGGCGACGCTCGTCGCGCCGGTGGCCAAGGGCGCCACCAGTTTCCAGGACACCACGGCCGCGCCCACGCCGGCGGCCGAGACCGATGTCATGAAGCGCAAGTTCTTCTACTACATGGTCGCGGTCAAGACCACCGACGGGAAGGTGATCGCCGGTCCGACGGTGCCGGCCATGCTGCCCAAGGCCGGACAGATCACCAAGATCTTCCGGTCCGGGGTGACCGACACGACGCTGTCCGCGGCCCAGCCGACCGGCAACGTCAACAGCTACGCCGGCGACCCGTACGTCTCGCCGGGCAACAACTCGGCGGTCTACGGCGACACCCGCGGCCTGGTCAAGTTCCCGATCTCCGGGGTACCGGCGAACGCCCAGGTGACCGACGCGCAGCTGCGGATGTGGAACGTCGGGCTGTATCCGGGCACCGACACCGACGAGTACGTCGACGCGTACCGGCTGACCCGGGCCTTCGACCAGACCAAGGCGACCTGGAACACCAGTGACGGCAGTACCGCCTGGACCCGGGCGGGTGGCGACTTCGACAGCACCGTGCTGTCGGCGAACAACACCTTCACCAACGATCCGAAGTGGATGACCTGGGACGTCACCGGCGCCGCCAAGTCGTGGGTGGCCACCCCGGCCACCAACTACGGCGTGCTGCTCAAGCAGCGCGACGAGGCCGGTGCCACGGCGCGGGCGATGCTGCTGTCGGCGGAGGCCGCCGAGCCGATGCTGCGGCCGACGCTCGAGGTCACCTACCTGGAGCAGACGCCGGAGTCGACGTACTACGCGGCGCAGCTGCCCGACGGCGCTCCGCCGGCGACGACGTTCAGCACTCCGGTGTCGATCTCCAACCCGACCCCGAGCACCTGGAAGGCGGCCGACTGGCAGCTGTCGTACAAGTGGTCGCGGGCCGACGGGGAGGCGGTCACCGGCTCCACGGCGGTGACCGCGCTGCCGGCCGACGTGCCCTCCGGCGGCACGGCGGACCTGACCGCGACGGTCACCACGCCGCCGTCGACGACCGAGGGCAACAAGCGGACCGACTACACGATCAGCTGGGAACTGCAGAACAGGACGACCGGGCAGACCCTGTCGCAGACCGCGTCGATCGCGCCGCTGGCGCAGACCATCGCCGTGGTCGAGCCGACCTCGGACCAGCTCGGCCTGGAGGACTTCTACTCCTACTCGGGGAAGAACACCGGCGCCGGCGGGACGCTGATGAACAACCTGTACGCCGGCAACACGGTCTGGCAGTACAACGCGTTCAGCAACCCGGGCCGGGGCCTGAACTCGTTCGTCCGGCTGTCCTACAACTCGCTGGACACCACCGACACGGTCGCCGGTTTCGGCTGGTCGCTGCAGGCGTCGTCGATGATGCGCCTGGGCTCGCCGCTGGACTTCCACCCGAACCCGCACCCGACCAGAGTGACCTTCACCGATGGCGACGGGACCAGCCACTGGTTCACCCTGGACACGGCCACCGGCACCTGGGTGTCACCCAAGGGCGTGCACCTCTACCTGCAGCAGAAGGCCGGGGTGGAGTGCAAGCCGAACACCCAGGAGCCGCAGGCCTGGTCGCTGACCCGGCCGGACCGCACGCAGTTCTTCTACGACTGCGACGGCTACCTGACCTCGACGGTGGACAAGAACGGCAACACCATGACGTTCACCTACGAGGAGCGCAAGAGCAACAACGCGCCGACGAAGTTCCTGCGCTACGTCACCGATCCGGAGTCGCGGCAGACCATCACGCTGGACTACTGGGCCAAGGGCGACGACTTCGAGTACATCGACGACACCACCTGGACCCGGGCGACCGGCACCAAGCTGTCCAACCCGAAGATCATCGACCACGTCAAGACGATCAAGGACATCGCCGGACGGACCCTGTACTTCACGTACACCGACAAGGGGCTGCTCGGTGAGCTGATCGACGGGTACGGCTCGACCGACGGCACGCCCAAGACGTTCTCGTTCCAGTACGACATGACGCAGGGCAACAAGAACGTCAAGCTGGTCAAGACCATCGACCCGCGGGGCAACGCGACCGGCCTGGCCTACAACTACCCGGCCACCGGCGACGACCCGCAGTGGCACTGGCGGACCAAGTCGTACACCGACCGGCTCGGCGGGCTGACCCAGTTCGGCTACACCGACCCGGACGGGCCGCAGGGCACCCAGGTCGACACCGTCGTCACCGACGCGGAGAACAACAAGACCGGGTACCACCACGACGGGTACGGGCGCGCGTACCAGGTGATCAACGCGAAGAACGAGGTCACCGGGCTGGCTTGGGACGACCAGCACAACGTGACGTCGCTGACCGAGGCGAACGGCGCCGTCTCCACCTGGCGGTACGACGCCAAGACCGGCTACCCGCTGGAGACCAGGGACGCGCTCGCCGTCAAGAACGACTACCCGGGCACCGTCCTGACGTACCAGATGCAGCTCAACGGGTACGTCGCCGACCTGGCCACGAAGACCAGCCCGGAGGGCCGCAAGTACACCTTCGGCTACACCACCGAGGGTGACCTGCAGACGGTGACCGATCCGACCGGCGCCGTCACCACGAACGTCTGGGACACCTGGGGCCGCCTGCTGGAGGCGAAGGACGCCAACGGCAACTCCACCTGGTTCGACGACTTCCACCCCAGCGGCTATCCGCGCGTGATCACCGACGCGCTGAAGGCCAGGACGACGTTCGTCTACGACCCCCGGGGCAACGTCACCGAACTGACCAACGCCAAACAGGCGAAGACCACCCAGGGCTACGACACCTTCGGCCGTCCGAAGGACAAGGTCGAGCCGGTCGACGCCGCCGGCGGACGCTACCTCACCACCAAGGCCTCGGCGTACGACGCGAACGACAACATCGTCACCGCGTACGCCGCGAACGGGACGTCGACCACCTCGGTCTACGACAAGGCCGACCAGCCCACCGCGACGGTGGCGCCGAAGGACGAGGCCGGCGATCCGGAACGCCGCACCACCTACACCTACGACAAGGTCGGCAACGTGCTGACGGTGACCTCCCCGGAGGGCAACGTGACGGCCGCGACCGGCGATCACACGACGACGACCAGGTACGACTCGCTCTACCAGGCCGTCGAGATCCGGGATGCCAAGGGCCGCCGGGTCACCTCGGACTACGACAACGTCGGCAACCTGGTGACCATCGTCGACGCCAAGAAGAACGCCACGGCGGACCCGGCCGACTACACCACCAAACTCGAGTACGACCTGCTGCACCGGGTGGTCAAGACGATCGACGCCACGGGGGCGTTCACCACGATCCGGTACGACCGCGACGGCCTGACCGTCGGCACCACCGACGCCGCCGGCAACGAGTCCCTCGCGGCGTACAACGGCCGTGGTGACCTGGTCGAGTCGAAGGCGCCGTACACCAAGGACGCCGCCGGCGCGATCACCTACCGCACCACGAAGTACGAGTACGACGCGGCCGGCAACCAGACCAAGGTGATCACCCCGCGCGGCGTCGCCTCCACCGACGACGCCGACGACTTCAGCCAGGTCACCGTCTACGACGTGCTGAACCGGGCGAAGGAGGTCTGGTCCGCCTACGACAAGGACGACAACCGGTACGACAAGCCCGAGAAGACCATCTACGAGTACGACACGGTGGGCAACCTGGCCAAGGTCAGCGCGCCGCCGTCGGACGGGCAGACGGTCCGGAACGAGACGAGGTACGAGTACTTCGACAACGGCTGGCAGAAGTCGTCCACCGATCCGTGGGGCATCGTCAACACCTTCGACTACAACGACCTGGGCCAGCAGACCAAGAACACGCTGACCTCGGCCGGCGGGTCGGTGACCCGGACGATGACGTGGAGCTTCTATCCGTCCGGCAACCAGAAGGCCCGCTCCGACGACGGTGTGCCGGTCGGCAAGGACGTGGTCCTGGTCGACAGCTCGGACTCCAACAACACCGCCAGCCAGGGCACCTGGACCAGCGGGGCGGCCACCGGCCAGTACGGCTACGACGTCTACACGGCTCCGGCCGGCAGCGGCGCGGCCCAGTACAACTGGCAGCTGAACATCCCGCGGGACGGCACCTACCAGGTGTTCGCGTACTACCCGCAGGTGAGCGGCGCGGCCACCGACGCCAGGTTCACCGTCACCCACGCCACCGGCAGCACGGTGAAGACGGTCGACCAGACCACCGGCGCCGGCACCTGGGTCAGCCTGGGCAGCTACACCTTCGCCGAGGACGCGGCCCAGAAGGTCACGCTGACCGACCAGGCCACCGGCAAGGTCGTCGCGGACGCGATCAAGCTGGTCCGCAGCAATGCCGGAGACACCGACAACGAGAAGAAGGAGTTCACCTACCGGTACAACGCGAACGGGATGATGACCGAGGTCAAGGACCTCAGCCCGGGCGCGAAGATCGACACGTACCGGATCGCCTACGACGAGCTCAACCAGATCGGCAAGGTCGAGGAACTCGCCGCCGGCTCGGTGCGGAACACCACGGCGCTGACCTACGACGAGAACGGCAACCCGCTCACCTCGACCCACGACCTCACCTGGTCGAAGATCGAGTACGACGCGCGCGACATGGTCGCCAAGGTGACGAACGCCGACTCGCCGGCCGCCGGCAACCAGCAGATCTCCACGTTCGCCTACACCGCCCGCGGTGAGCTGCTCAAGCAGGTGAAGCCGAACGGCAACACGGTGGACTTCGAGTACTACCTGGACGGCTCCACCCGGCACCAGGTGGAGAAGACGTCCGGCGGCACCGCGGTGGCGGAGCACACCCTGGAGTACGGCCTCAACGGGACCCCGTCGAAGGACGTCCTGAAGCTGATGAACGCCGACAACACGTCGGACTACATCGACAACACGTACACCTTCGACTACGACCCGCAGGACCGGATCGCCAAGCTCACCAAGACCGGCGACAGTTCGGCGACCGAGGAGTACGTCTACGACGCGAACAGCAACGTCGTGGCGCAGACGGTCGGCGGGGTGGAGACCAGGAGCCGGTACGACCGCAACCGGCTGCACTCCACCACCACCGCGGGGGTGACCTCCACCTACAACTACGACCCGCTGGGCCGGTTGGACACCGTCTCGGTCGGCGGCCAGCGAGCCGAGAAGTACTACTACGACGGCTTCGACCGCACCGCCAAGACCACCGCCGGTACCGGCACGGGCGCCAAGTCGACGACCTACGTCTACGACCCGTTCGACCGGACCGTGTCGCAGACCGCCGACGGCAAGACGACCGCCTTCACGTACCTGGGGCTGGACAACCAGGTGCTGCGGGAGGAACTGGACGGCAAGGCGGACAAGTCGTACCAGTACGCGCCGTGGGGTCAGCAGCTGACCCAGATCAAGCACAAGGACGACGGCACGAAGGAGTACTCGCAGTACACCTACCGGCCGCGCGGCGACGTCGTGGCGATCACCAAGGAGGACGGCAAGACCCGCGCCACGTACGGCTACAGCGCGTACGGCAAGAACGACGACGCCCAGTTCACCGGCGAGGACAAGCCCGGCGCCGACGGTGCGGCGAAGCAGCCGTACAACGCGTTCCGCTTCAACGCCTCCCGGTGGGACGCCGGATCCGGCACCTACGACATGGGCTTCCGCAACTACGACCCGGGCCTGAACCGGTTCCTGACCCGGGACGGCTACGGCGGCGCCCTCGCCGACATGGGCCTGACCACTGACCCGTTCACCAACAACCGGTACGCGTTCGCCGGCGGCAACCCGATCAGCTTCGTGGAGCTGGACGGTCACCTGTTCGGCATGTCCTGGTCCGACCTGGGCCACGCGGCCCTGGACGTGGTGGGCATGGTGCCGGTGGTCGGTGAGGTGGCCGACGTGGCCAACGGCATCTGGTACCTGGCCGAGGGCCACTACGTCGACGCGGCGTTCTCGCTCACCTCGGCGATCCCGCTGGCGGGCAACGTGGCCACCGCGGCGAAGTGGGGCAAGCGCGGCGTCGAGGCGGCGGACAAGCTCAACGACGCCCGCAAGGCGGAGAACGTCGTCGAGGGCGCGGCCGACGCCCGGAAGGCGGTCGACGACGTACCGGTCAAGGCGCCGGACACCCCGGCCACGCCGAAGGCGCCGGACACCCCGAAGGTCGACAAACCGGTCAAGTGCAACAGCTTCGTGCCCGGTACCCGGGTGCTGCTGGCCGGCGGCGCGACCAAGGCGATCGAGGATCTCGAGGTCGGCGACCAGGTGCTGAGCACCGACGTGGAGACCGGCGAGAACCAGGCCCGGCCGGTCACCGACGTACGCAGTCACGCCGGGGTGAAGAAGCTGGTGACGGTCACCGTCGACGCCGACGGCCGGGCCGGCTCGAAGACCGGCAGCTTCACCTCCACCGCCGCGCACCTGTTCTGGCTGCCGGACGCCGGCCGCTGGGTGGAGGGCGCCGGGCTGAAGCCGGGGATGTGGCTGCAGACCGGGTCCGGCATCTGGGTCAAGATCACGTCGATCGTGAAGCACACCCGTACCGAGCGGGTGCACAACCTGACCGTCGACGGCCAGCACGACTACTACATCCTGGCGGGCGACACCTCGTTGCTCGTGCACAACTGCCGCAACGGCGTCCCCTGTGGCTGCAAGAGCGGTGACACGGTGCCGTACCGGCCGAGTCACGTCGGGCTGGAGAACCACCACGGCATCCTGGACGTGTGGGCCAAGCACAACATCCCCAACTACAAGAGCCGGGCGGCGGGCAGCACCACTGTCGCGCTGAAGAAGGGCGAGCACGACGCCACGAAGAAGGTCTATCGGGACTGGCTGGAGGCCCGTACCGGGAAACGGGTCGGCGGCCGGGTCGACTGGAAGAAGGTCAGCCCGCAGGAGATCTACGAACTGTCCGAGCGGATGTTCGACGCCGCCGGTGTCGCCAAGCCCGCGCGCGACAAGTATTACGCCGAGTTCAACCGGTATATATATGGTTTGTGA
- a CDS encoding SRPBCC domain-containing protein: protein MSDTKVFRIWIKATPERIWEAITDPEWTARYGYAAPQFYELKKGGKYYSTATQEMKDYAGANGFTLPEVIVDGEVLEADPPRRLVQTWRMLMDPTTAAEPFTTLSYDIEHSSPGVCRVTITHELTGAPATAAMVQGNQDATADGGGGWAWVLSDLKSLLETGKVLAAS, encoded by the coding sequence ATGAGCGACACCAAGGTGTTCCGCATCTGGATCAAGGCGACCCCGGAGCGGATCTGGGAGGCGATCACCGACCCGGAGTGGACCGCGCGCTACGGCTACGCCGCACCGCAGTTCTACGAGCTCAAGAAGGGCGGCAAGTACTACTCGACCGCCACCCAGGAGATGAAGGACTACGCCGGCGCCAACGGCTTCACGCTGCCCGAGGTGATCGTCGACGGCGAGGTGCTGGAGGCCGACCCGCCGCGCCGGCTGGTGCAGACCTGGCGGATGCTGATGGACCCGACCACCGCCGCCGAGCCGTTCACCACGCTCAGCTACGACATCGAGCACTCCTCGCCCGGCGTCTGCCGGGTCACCATCACCCACGAGCTGACCGGCGCCCCGGCGACCGCCGCCATGGTGCAGGGCAACCAGGACGCCACTGCCGACGGTGGCGGCGGCTGGGCCTGGGTGCTCAGCGACCTCAAGTCGCTGCTGGAGACCGGCAAGGTCCTGGCCGCGAGCTGA